Below is a genomic region from Granulibacter bethesdensis CGDNIH1.
ATTACATCGATTACACGCTGGCCTTGTGCTGTGCGCTGCAATTCTGGGTGCGCATGCGGCAGGATTATGCCTCGGCACTGACGGATTATGTCGCTCTGTGCGGGCGTGGCGGCGCGGCCCCTTTTACCGCTCTGGCACGTTCAGCCGGTCTGGCCAGCCCGTTTTCCCCCGGTGCCCTGGATGCGGTGGTGGATGAGGCGGCGAAAACACTCGGGTTGATATGATTTTTCTGTGATAAAATCACAAAATAATCCAGAATATCAGTAAGGACGGTATCAAAAGGGTTGGTCGGCAAAGAGGCCGGCCGGGGGTATCAGTGATGAAAATCATCTCCCGGATCGGGGTTTTTACAGTCTCGTTGCTGCTGTGCCTTCTGCTCGGCCCCGCCACGGCCAGCCGTGCCGATCTGGGGCAGTCCGAGTTTGATCAGGCTCTGCAAGCTTTGCAGGGCATTGATCTGGCCAGCCTGTTGCCCCCTCCGCCCGCCCCCGGCAGCCGACAGGCGCAGATGGATATGGAGGCGGTCCGTCAGGCTGTCGCCGCCCGCACGCCGGCGCAGGAGAAAAAAATCCGCGCCGATCATGAGTGCGTGATGGAGCAGTTCGCCTCCGTGATGGGGCCGGATTTCGATCATCAGCATTATCCGCGTCTCGCCGCCATGCTGGATCGTGTCTATCGCGTGGAGGCGCAACTGGTCGCGCAGGCCAAGGCGAAGATTGGTCGTCCTCGGCCCTATACGCTGGATCCTACGCTCAAAACGCTGGAGACACGCTCGGCGCAGGCTTCCTATCCGTCGGGGCATGCTACCTTCGCCTACATGACAGCCGCCATTCTGGCCCGGATTTTCCCGGAGAAACGGGAGGCGCTCTACGCGCGTGCCGGCGTCTTTGCTCATAACAGGGTGGAGGCCGGGTCGCATTTTCCAAGCGATCTG
It encodes:
- a CDS encoding phosphatase PAP2 family protein; this translates as MKIISRIGVFTVSLLLCLLLGPATASRADLGQSEFDQALQALQGIDLASLLPPPPAPGSRQAQMDMEAVRQAVAARTPAQEKKIRADHECVMEQFASVMGPDFDHQHYPRLAAMLDRVYRVEAQLVAQAKAKIGRPRPYTLDPTLKTLETRSAQASYPSGHATFAYMTAAILARIFPEKREALYARAGVFAHNRVEAGSHFPSDLEAGQIVGEWIGNAIEKARLPNIIDSDLGARYK